TTACTATCTACTAGGAATCAAAATATTTGTTGTCGTTTGAAACTTTAATAACTCCAGCTTTGTTTCCCTTAAAGTTCACGGATATAATGGATATCACTGAAAGTTAAGAGCTTGTGTTGTCATATTTTCCCTACAGAGTGACTGTGACTTTGTCctcagcagctttaatgagGAATGGATGACAAAGGTTCCTCTTAACAACCAGTATAAACAGGAGGAATGATTGCAGTTGGCAAGAAAGGTGTTCAGTGCTCACATAAGTATGTGAGATATGCTTGACGGTGGTTCCGTTGAAGATGGTTGTACAAAAActcagcacacacagacacatacacacacacgttttaTCTCCAGGGGCTAGATTTAAATTTTGCTCTAGAAGTTGCCTCAAATTTCATATTACCTTTTTTAAACTCCACACTCCACTCTCTATTCCAGCTTCATAGCCGAGAATTTATGAGggttgtattttttgtgtgaCATTTATTACACCCCACAAGAGGTCGCTGTGGAGATTCAAAATATATTATAACTCACTTTctgcatcaaacacattttatatttcCTTAATCTGTCACACATAGTCAGCAAGTCACCCATATTTCAAGGCCTTCCTCAcaattctcacacacacacacacacacacacacacacagtatacagTAAATCTGTATTACATGCCTTTTGACTGTCATTTATCCAGAGCGTTCTGCTCAGCATAAATCTCATCAGTTGGCTGTAATCCAACGACTTTAAACATGTGAGGTGTGAGCAGGGGGTGATATAACATGTCTACATATCAGCGTAGCATCAAATTGTTCTATAATCCATTCACACATGGCTGCAGGGAGGGTAGGGCCGTGTGAATGTGCCGCCTTGAATGCTTGTGCTGCAGGATGTGAATCTCCACAGGCTTGTGAAATGCTGTACGTGAAAGAAATGTCAGCACCTTGGAATACATTTCCATATATCACTGTTTCCAGTTTGCCTGGGAAGATACAGCTTGTTTGAAATAGCCTGTTTTGTAATAACACAAAGGACACAAACGGCCTTCAACGAGAACAGCACTGGCCTGTTAGAAAGCATCTTTATCTGAGGCCAGCTGACGACTCTTCTCTTCTCGTCTCTTTTCAATACAAGGAACAAAGAGTAAGGTTAATTGCAGGTTTCTGTTCATGATGTATCTTGTTTCCTTGTATGGAGATACTTTTCTAGGATTTCAGACCTTGAATGTTGAATCATATATCAACTCTatcctgttttctgtttgagcaCAGGAAGATGAGTCGCTGCTGGAACATCATCAATAACAAAAGTGATTCAACAAAAGTGAAACTTTTCCCCCTTACACTTGCAAGTTAGGTCAgctggcagctcaaaatgtcctGCACATGTGAAAACACCAGATAAGCATCGGAAAGTGTGTTATTGGATGGATTAAAATCGGGAATATATTGAGTTGAGGTccaagaataaaagaaaataaaactcagaaGAAATGGATTGCCAAAGTACTCACATGGCCACGTAGGAAGGAGCCGACTAATATTTTAAGTGAAACTGGAGAGCATGACTGATTTTATTGATAGAAAAGGTcgatgtttatgtttatgttagaTTTCCGACATGTCAGAGACTTATGAAAGAtgctgaagtaaaaaaaaaacaaggacaacTGGATCATATGCAGATACAAACTCAGAATTTCTTTCTGTGGAAAAAACTTGAATATTTTCCCTGACTAAATCCTGGAATAAAAGTAagtattttaaagaaaaagagatacAACCaatagtgtttgtttgtttgtcgtTTCCAGAAGAAGTCAGATGTCATTTATACAAGCTCATAATGTGTCACTGCTGCAGCAGCTTTCTTCCTCACCTGGCTTTAGTTATGCCGTTCCAGCATTTATCCTGTCCGCCGCCTCCTGCTGACAGTTTGCTGCAGAGAGCCAAAGGGAGCTGAATCCAGTACTGCCGCATCTCCCTCAGCTTACTGGACAGATCCGACACCTGAGGACAGAGACCCCGAGAGCTGAGTCAAACCTCTTATCTTACACAATGTGAATACAACCCATAATCCAATGGGGCTTTTAATCATATAACATATGCTTACAGGAACAGAACAGCTGTAATCAATGTGACATGATCAGTGTGAATCATACGTTTTCAAATCATGGCAGTCAAATGCAACGATGACTACCTGGAATGTAGTCTCtcaataacaaaacaacaaccttACCCTCTGATGTGACGTATTCATACTTTACAAACAATAAATGAAAATCCTGATAAACACTCAAGTCTTTTATAAAAATGACATCACAGCAGGTGATAAATGAAAGAACAGCCTACATAAGTAGATATAAACATCCCTCAGTTTTCTGTATATACATAGTGTGATTATGTATTATTGTCTTTCCCACACCTGCATCTCCAGTCTGAGTCCAGCGGTTGGAGAGGGTTTGTACTCTGATGCGGTCAGGGAGccgctcttcttcctctgctcatGGGAGGCGGGACTTCCTGTTCCTGGTTCACCTGGATTTCCACATGTCTGGTAcacctgcagacacaaacagaggaaataGTTGTTTTTTATCAGGAGAAGGACAATCACTCTTGCTTCCATTTATCATAAAATAATTCTGCACTTTCAAATATGAAGAGTTTCAGAGCACTGATCAAATCAGTATTGTTTTTTCTGTATGTCTGTGTTACTTCCATGTCTTTTGGGTAAGTTTCTAAAGCTTTTGGAGTTTTTACTTATATTCTGTATTTTTGCAaggtctgtctctgctgcaACATGTCATAGCAAAAATCTCCACTAGATGTCACCAGAGACACAAAGAATGGCATCACTATCTCTGGTCTCAAATGGCAAGGATACTTATGCTGGCACAACATTGATTTAAGTATTGACCAAGATTTATGTTAAAGTTGATGCATATAGACTTAAATGGACCTTGAAAATTAATTTTACTCTATGGAATACTGTAGTACAACTTGGCATTGAAAACAAAGCCAAGACTGTAAACAGCTTCACTTTCATCCTGTCCAATAAACTGCTGCTGATATATAGATCAATATAATATTATTGGAGGCTAGCTACTCAATAATTCTGCCCAGCCTCATTTGAAGGATACATCCATAAAACTGAAACACCTATATAAAAAGAAAGTTAGTGGTGAGAAGTTTAGCCTGTATTCTTGCTCCTCAAGCTCAGTAACTTTCTCTATGATTCAGAGATGACAGGAGACATGAGGACAAGCTGATATCTGAATGTAGGTAAAAAATGTTCCTGGTGATGAGTGAGACATCTTACCTTCGCTGTGAATGTTTCCATGTTCTCCTGCAGAAAGTGAACAGCCTCGTAGATTCGAGcagggatggaggagagaacCACGTCCAGACTGGGCTCTGTGCTGAAACTAGAGGCCACCTGGATCATTGTGTCTGAAAACAAGAGAGGAAGATACTTTTGATAAACTCAGAGACCCTGAATGAGAGTCAACTATAACCATACTACTTATATGTAGAAACAAAAAACTTCAATCTGTCCAAACAATCCACTATGGCTTCAATCTGTATGAGGGTTATCTTAAATTTTACTGTACGGTCTGAATCTTACCAATGAGGTTCTGCCACTCGGGGTCCAGGTCAGCTTGGTTGGCGAGGCAGCCCTTCATGACGTTGGCGCAGTAGGCTGAGCAGGGTTTGACAGAGGCTATGCCGCGACAGTGAGGGCAGTAAACCAGCTTCATCAGAGCCTTCACACAGTCTGGACTCAGAGAAACCTGAAGAAGTCGGATGGGTCAGTTAGCGCAACAAACCTCAGGGGGAAAAAGTGAGAGCAGGACATTTCTGTCCATCCATAACTACTTCCTGAATGATAATTGCAACTATTTTCATGCCAGCGCCTGAATGTTTTGTCCTTCATGATTTAATTCTCTTGAAATGGATTTCATGCTCTTCTCCATTCAGAGTCATGCAGAAAAGATACAGTaaacagtagagggcagtaTTGCCACATTCCAAGACACAACCTGTACAGGGGAGAAATGATGGCCCCCTTGTCTGTCTTTATGGAGTACATGGTTTCTGTTTCACTGTCAGGTTCTGTTTATGAAAGCAAGTCTTGAAAGGTGTCCAGTTCCACAGCGGAGTTATTTTACCACTACCCTGCACAGAGGTGATGAAAGGAAACTGAAAACCTGCTCTGAAATGAGGGCAGGTAGTTACAGAACAACACCCagtttaaaggtgcatttaTACTGATTTTTAACAGGTGTCACTTTGCATTCATTTTCCAGTTATGAAAACCAACTCAGAGATTCTTTAAAGTTACTCGAGTCATGAAATCAATTATCAGCATCAGTAATAAATTGAGTAAGGGGTAGATTGTTGTTGAGTCATTCTATGGTTTATTTGCACTGTCATACACATTATACAGACTTTAAGTTTCAGTATTGGGACTTATAGGAGTAATACATCAAATCAATCTAGCATATCAACTAATGTGTAGGGCTGGGTTTCAACATTTAACACCAAAGAGGTATCAGCCATAAAAAACTAGAACCACATAAACTAAAACCAAAAATACCTGCATTCAATTGGTTTTTAACCCAGGTCTAAAAATGATCCAGTGTTGTCTGGTTTTATCTGTAACCAATCACAGCTTCTACAGCAGCTACACCCCAAACAGTCTGTGTTCAGGTAAAAATTGAGCACCGTAAATTGAAAGAAGTTGACGGAATTTATTTTGTACATTGTAGTTGGGTGTGTGGGGTTCAAGTGatggttttttttaagattaattTTTGaacttttgcttttatttaacagGCCAGCTTAAGAGAGACACATAATGAAAGGAGAGAGGATATGAGAGGATATGCATTAAATATTGTCACAATCAGGAATCCACCATATAATCAGTGCAAAGAGGGCTGtggcctctatacatggggcatCTGCTCCTCTAACTGAGCTAAACTGGCACCCCATAGTGGTGGGGTTTTTTGTATTCTCCACCTGCCTGTGGGCTTTCATAATGAAAAGAGattgtttaattaaaatatcactATAAGAATGCTTTGATGCCATGAAGTGGAAAAATATGTGCAAATGTTGGAATATGTTGTTGAGCCggataaagacagaaaactatTATTGTGTATTCCTGCAGGATTGGCTTTGTACCTCTAAGTCTGTGTGATCCGTTGTTCCcttttttgctctgtttgttcatcatcatcaatctctctctctctctcttgttctgtCAATCCAACTCTCTATCTAGGCCCATCCAGTTGTAGCAGATGACTGACTACCATTGACTGTggctctgctcaaggtttcttcccagttaaaggacgtttttcctctgACCTGCTGCCAAAcgttgctcatggtggattaatgttggAGTTCTTTGGATAACATCACAAAAGCAAAGACCGTTGTGATGATTTGATGCCATGAAAATATAAATTCATTGATTGCATGTTTGATTGACTAATGCACAACCATAAGGACTGAATaggtctgtgtgtttcagaagcAGCCTCGTGTGAGCTGGTCATTTAATATCAACAGCCAATCCCTGACTCACATCAGACACACAATGTCTCTGAGTGTTACAAAAACCACACTTCCAGCTGAAAAAGcatcatcacacacatcattgaTAACAGCACTGTCATCCCATCTCAACGAGCGCTTTGTTGTGACGAAGGAGTGAGATGCTTCATTTTTTTGatgatctttgtgtttttcattttcaagggTGGAGACATTTCTCTGACAGTCAGGGTGTGACGATCACGCATCTATCATATCTGCTTTCCTGGGACTCGGCCCagtatcaacacacacacacacactgacacacacacacacacaagcaaataAACTATTTTTTTCTCACTGAGACACAAACCCTGGCACTCGAACTCTCAGTTTTTCTCACACCAACTtaacctgtctctctctgtctgcctagctgtgtctctctttgtgtgtcatgtacacacacacacacacacacacacacacacacacacacacacacacacacacacacacacacacacacacacacacacacacacacacacacacacacacacacacacacacacacacacacacacacacacacacacacacacacacacacacacacactcacctgtgAGACCTTCCTGACCACCTCCCCACTGATGATCAACCCCTGGACAAACGACCTGGCCTTGACAAAAGCACGGACCACTTTCACCTTCATGTCCCGGGGAACATCTCCAAATGGCCGCAGCGTCTCGTGTTGCTTAGCAACACACTCAAGGTAATCCTCTGACAGAGTGACCTGCCAGACAGAGACGACAAAAGGCAGAAGAAAATAATGTAAGGGGCGtttgttattgtgtttattCAAGCAAATCTGTTTgactctttttgtctttattggataTCAAACAAAACAGAGCTGTCTGTAAACATGTGGAGGAAAAAAGATGGAGGAAGACGCCACACTGTCCAGAAGCTTGACCAAAGTCTGGGATATCCACCTCCAAAGAGCAGAACATCACTGAGAGGGATTTCAAAATGCTTCTTTCTTATGCTAGGAAAAACTATATCAGCTGGTCATGTATTTTAAGTACACTAACAgatttttccatttttaaaccCATCATCTGCACTGTTGTCATCTATCAGCTCGTCTCGTGCGAGTGTTTGTCAAATTCTCTTTTGGagccagaaacagaaacaaaagctgGAGAGGGTCAGTTCAGCAAGCAGCTGAATATCTAAGGAATACAGGCCTGAGATAATCACACTGTGTTAAATTACATCTACAGTCTGTCCACATGAATGATTCTCAGTATTAATGATGTGTTTGGTGAAGAGGTTTTACTATATAAAATACACAGGAAGTAGCCTTTTGGTCAAAGAAGACAAGCTAATGTGGAAGTTTCAAGTCTTTACACAATAAAcaagcattttatttatgaatAACTGTATGAAGAGTGGACTTTACTCACGTCTGTGGGGGATGTGGTTTTAAAGGTGCGCTCCAATAGGCGGGACCAGAACTCAGTCAGGGTTTCATCCAGGTTAAGTGCGGAGCCCCGGTAGTACTGTCGCAGGTCGGTGAACAGATCTCCATATAGACGAGTGTTCTGGGAGTACAGAGGACCGAGTGGAGACAGCACCTCCTGCAGGGAGCGCTCTGAACGACCGTGCAGCTCAGTGAAATAAGctgagagagcaagagaggaacaaatgaagaggaagagttatAATATGAGACTGTTatgtatgtttttcttcttttggtgAATTACTTGaatcaaaaacattaaaataatctgcAGTTGGCTCCTGGTTATGGTATCTACCTGAGTAGCACCAAGAGTTGAGCTCTGAACGATGGGGTCCTTTTTCGTTTTATATAAACacgttcatgttttttcattacTTGTTAACGTAGTGAAGTTAAAATTACAAACAGACAACATTtaggcagaaaaaaacagagccaGGTGGCGAGGAAGACGACATTAGGAAAGACGTACGCTTACAAGACAGCGTAAAAGAAACGCAACATTTTGAGAAAGAATTCGACAACAAGCTAAACTTTCAAATTCTTATCAAAGCCTTGTGATATTTTCTAACATTGTAGCAAAACATTGGCCTTTTTTATACAGCTGaacttaaaatttaaatataataacGTTAAACTGGATCTTGTTTTGGAAAATCTCATGAATCTAAGTCATGAAATTGTTCTATTTTTGCCCTATTGAACTCAAAATAAGAAtcactttgttttgcttttgaaatCAGGTCAGGTTTAAATAACCGTTTTGCATTAAACAGCTGTGTACTGCCTCTGCAAACCTTACTAGTTTAAGCCAGGAGCCTGAAACGAAAGATTCAAGTTGTTTGATGGaaaccaaacaaacagctgaaggAAACTAAAATGTATTTAGGGAAAAGAGGAACTGGAGGGATGGGAGACAATAATTTTGAGTTTATGCATGAAAAACTGAACCACCTTTTTTACATTATTACTGGTTGAATCTATCTTAgggtttaaagctgctgtgaggcaCTTCCTGTTTTGGGAGGCTCTTCTTATGCCTTTGCTTATCTTGTACACTGCATGTATTAGATTATATACCTTTGTGCTAATGGTCCAGTTTTATTTAATAAGTCATGATAAGGCATCACTGTAaatgtcagtctgttttatGACAAGCTAAAAACTCCACACAAAAGCTTTGAATATCCCATAAATACAATTTCCATGAACGGGCAAAGGCTTTGGATGCACAGTGCTGCCTCTTTAGAAACACAAAGGTATatttttgctaaaaaaaaaaacctcaaactcTTCTTCTGGGTGATTTGATAAATGCTACAACACTAACATTGGGTCCAAAAACTTTACTGGTATTGGATTGATGCTATACTGACTCATGCATAGTTAAGCTTTCAATCgttatttttattatgcaaCTGTTTAATGTGCACAAACCGTGACCTCCCAAAAATGCCAAACTCGCCAATGTTGGAATAGCATGAAACAAATCCTGCAGTAAGTATCTGCttgatgctaaaa
The genomic region above belongs to Notolabrus celidotus isolate fNotCel1 chromosome 2, fNotCel1.pri, whole genome shotgun sequence and contains:
- the LOC117806357 gene encoding glypican-1-like; protein product: MRFPVLLCVLACLCEAPGPVVAGADRSCTDLRQFYTGKGFTLAGVPQTEISGEHLRMCPQGPTCCTSAMEESLAGLSGRETEGLIREAGRSLQAAFNALHRSFDTYFTELHGRSERSLQEVLSPLGPLYSQNTRLYGDLFTDLRQYYRGSALNLDETLTEFWSRLLERTFKTTSPTDVTLSEDYLECVAKQHETLRPFGDVPRDMKVKVVRAFVKARSFVQGLIISGEVVRKVSQVSLSPDCVKALMKLVYCPHCRGIASVKPCSAYCANVMKGCLANQADLDPEWQNLIDTMIQVASSFSTEPSLDVVLSSIPARIYEAVHFLQENMETFTAKVYQTCGNPGEPGTGSPASHEQRKKSGSLTASEYKPSPTAGLRLEMQVSDLSSKLREMRQYWIQLPLALCSKLSAGGGGQDKCWNGITKARYLPEVMGDGLANQINNPEVELDITKPDMTIRQQIMQLKIMSNRLKNALEGNDVDFQDASDDISGSGSGMCAGGHCARGRPGLYALSPADDQTRGTATSQTPLCGLLLLLPLAILLLQR